The Setaria viridis chromosome 6, Setaria_viridis_v4.0, whole genome shotgun sequence genome includes the window CATCACCCTACCTCGTCCCATATAGCAGCGATATGGATTTCCTTGGTCTGCTGCTGTGTATGAACGACTGTCTGCAACAGCCGTTCCAAGGCATCAGGCTCAgcggcgccgaggaggccaAGTACACGCACGGCCATGGACAACAAGAGGCGCAGCCACGCGGGGAGGCAAGACACAACCAAGGTGAAGCGCGGCGAGGCAGGACACGGCCGGGGTGAAGCACGCCGAtgccacggcggcgaggatgcGGAGGGAGAGCCAAACATCATCGTGGAGTAGGCACGAGTGGATGGCGGTGTAGTCCATACGGTGACAGCCTGATGGGTGCTAGCGGATGCTTGCAGGCCATTGCAGGGGCTAGTGGCGGATGTAGGTGGCCTGCTtaaggggtatttggatacaagatgctaaactttagcagggtcacattggatgttcggatgctaattaggagactaaacatgagctaattacaaaactaattgcacatatggagtctaattcgcgagacgaatctattaagtctaattaatccatcattagcaaatggttactgtagcaccatattgtcaaatcatgaactaattaggcttaatagattcatcttgcgaattagactccatctgtgcaattagttttgtaatgaaattatatttaatactcctaattagtatccaaacatccaatgtgacaggtgctaaagtttagcatggggtatccaaacacccctgagaCTACCAGTTGTAGCAGACTTGCCGCACAAGCCCACGTCATAGAAAGCAGGAACCCGCAGGAGCCGCTAAGCCTATTTTTGCAGGCGGGCCTCGTAGTCTTGCACGTTAGCCCGCGTCTGCTTGCAATCCCTATATATAAACGCGATTTGGCCCAGGGTTCGGTGGTGAGCTCAAGCTAGAGAGGCACATGGTTCGAGCAATCCGTCGATATATAGGCCCTCTTTCGTTCCGCTTACCTGGATCTCACGTATAAGCTGAGCGCGATTATGAAAGAAGCCAAGATATGTATAATCTGAGCTGAGCGTTTGGCTGGGGTGGCTGCGGAGGGAGCCGGCGGTGGGGAGGGGATCCGGCGTCAGCAGCTTGGTGGAGCTAGAGATCCGGCGGAAGGGAGGGGAGCGGCGTCGAGCCTGAAGCAGATCCAGCATCGGGGAGGGGAGCCGGCAGCAGGGACGGAGCGcatgggagggaggaaggggctgAGCATACGGGAGTGAGGTGACGGGGATGGAGAGTACGGCAGGGAAGCGGGTGCGTGATTTCCAAATCACCATTGCGGGGGTGGGAATCAAACGCGGACACCGCGTCTGCGATAGAAGCCGTCGCAAGCTTATTCTGCTTAGAATCGAAGCAAACCTTgaaccaaacagggccatagACAGGCTAGCCTGTGAAGGGGGTAAGCTTCCAGCTATATTGGACCGAGGCAAAAGCTCGATCGATTTCTCTCAAACGTATGTTGGGTTGCGACGTTCATTCGACCATGCAATGTATAGAGCCTACCAATTTCTTAAGAAATGCTATACGTCAGCGTGTTTTTTTAGACAATAGCACTTTTGCTCTCGATTATCTTGTCTCTGATTGGGTTTTACTTTTTATTAGAGTTGATGCCCCTTTACATTTCAGGACATGATATTCCAAGACCTGTTGTTCCTCATTAGGAAACAGTATTAAATTCAAAGCAAGCTGGGCCAAGGCTAGCAAGGCACCCCAAAGGTGAAAGCAACATAGTAGAAAACAAACACAGAAATAAAGAAGACAGGTAACATTAAGACAAGTTGAAGTCTCCACGGAGCAGCGACGGGGCAGGCTGTTCGGCTGATGGTTTCTGCAGCTAATAAGCCGGCTGATGCTGttttgttatgagagaaaaacactgtacCATGATAAGCCGCGCCGATAAGTTGAAGCCAACAGGACGGCTATAGCCGGAGAAATATTACATCGACTTTAGTTTCCAACACACTAAGTACGCACACACATGTTCCTTCTTGCGCTATGAACTCGCGAACGACACTGCGTCGCGCGCAACTTAATGAGAGGTTGCTCCAGCGGTAAACACGCACCGTGTCGACAAAAAGCTGGATGAACGCAGCGACAGTGGAGTCCTCAGGCTGGAGAGTCGGGGGGAGGTCACGATGCGGCCCCGTTTGAAGAtagggattaaagtttagttgctgtcacatcgaatgttcagatactaattagaagtattaaatatatgttaattacaaaaccaattgcataaataaaggttaattcgtgagacaaatttattaagcctaattagtccataatttgaccatgtgatgctacagtaaatatatgctaattatggattaattaggtttaatagattcgtctcgcgaattagccacaacttatgcaattagttttaaattattttatatttaatccttctaattggtatcaaacatccaatatgacccgaactaaaaattagtacaTGGATTCAAACACCCTCCTAATATCATCTCTGAAACCCGTTGGTACGGTATGGCAGGCTCCCCTAAAGCCGGCACGCACCTGGCAGGTCGGCCTCGGCATGATGCATCGGGTCGTGCAGGCATAGGGCGAGTGGTCACGTCGAGTCACCAGGTCGACGTCGCTGACCTCGCACGCCTGAATCTTTTGGCCCGCTGGAAATCTGGAGGCAGACCTGAGCGGCGCCACGCACGTCAGGGCACGCGGCGGTACCAGTACCAGACCCTGCGCAGGCCGGGGCGGACGACGAACGACCGCCTTCATGGAAACCTGGATGGTAACTGTTGTAGTAGTTACTATCGCCACTGTCATCATCGTTATCGTCCAGACCGCCGTCATCCATGCCGTCGTCCGACGAAAGCCTCGCAGGGTGCACAACGATCGAGCAAACTTGTGAAGTGGAGGTTCAGTTCAGTTCAGGACTCCCACCCAACCCGCCACCGCCAGATTGAGATGGCCCAGTCCTACGTTTCCAATTAACCTTGCATTTGCCTCCCGTCAAGGCTGCTGAGCTGAGCCAGCCCATAGAAACTGCTTCCTTTTCATGTCAATGCTATCCAGCACCTCTTTTGGGGGCATTTCGCTAGGGCAGTGAGCAGGTACATCGGCTGGGACGTTAGGAAGGACGACCGCACAAGGGTGAGTCGTCCGGCAGCAGCCGTTGCCAATAGCTTTGTCCACAAGAGGCTGCAAGGTAGTGAACACTACACTGCGAAGCCAAAACCGAGTTGTGGAGAGAAGCAGAACTACTAAGGTACACTGCGTCCGGATCTGGTGGCGGGCATATGCAGATCTATCTACTATGCTAGGACGTGGTCGGAGGTCGATGCCTTCACAGTAGATtcgaattatttattattatcCCACTTCTAATAATCCACACATAATAAATATCTCTATAATCATGCCCGTAGGAAAAGTTGGGCGCTCACTTTTTTAATGGATATCTAAAAAACTTTAAAAACACCCTTAAGAGAGAAAGATGCATGCCAGTATCATGGAAAATCCAAACTCGAAAAGGAGGTCTGCAGCTCAAATTGGTTATTCAATTTTCTCAAATTGTTGAGCTCACATGTGCCATGATTAAAAGCTTGGGTTTTAGTTTGTTATCATGCCAATCAAGAGTCAGCATTTTAATCCACACAAATACTACCCATAGCCCAATGTAATAATCCACacaaaaaaatacaaacaaacagTTCTACAAGTCTTAATCATCTTCTGGCTACCTCGATCATTCATCCCTATGACGACGGAACGAGGACTGAACATTCTTTAGTTAGCCAAGTTCTTCATTAGCCTCTTCTTGCCTTCCCtttactcttcttcttcttgacaggTTTGAAGCTCAGCTGTGGAAATATTGCATTGGATAATAATGAGAGATAGATGATGGATGTGTTATTAATCAATAAAGATTGAAGGACCAGCGTTTACACGACAATTCAACATACCATAAGGCACATGGCCACTTTTATTATAGAGCCTTTCAAGCAACTTATCAATTGTATCCTCGTTATCCTAAAAAGTTGGAACATAGAAAGGTTAACCTTGCATACGatatatttgaaaaaaataaaactgtAAACCTATAAACATCTTAAAGATAACACTTTTGATATATACTAAGAAATTGTAACAGAAGGCAAATAGATGTATATGGCATTGTATCTATAATATGTGCAAATGACAAAAAAACTCATCATTTAAGAATATAACTATTTGCAATCAAAGATAGAATATACTAATAAGCAGCACTACTCTTACGATGCACATATTTGCTTACAACTCACAAGGGGATCACACATATTTATGTAATGCCAAAAATTTGGAATAAAGCACGATAGAAATTAGTTGCATAAGATTCACATTCACAATCACGAAAGTTGAAATGTCAACTTACAGTTCCCAGTTCAAGGTGTTCTCTTAGAGAATGCAAGACTGTGTTGGTTGATACACCATCTCTCCAATTTTTATCAGCGGCTATATGAACTGCAACAAGTTTACCATTTTTAAAGAGGGGAGATCCTGAATGACCTTGTATGGCCTGACAACTATAGATGATCTTCTCATGATGCTGATCGCCTTCAGTTTTATATGGATCAGTACTGTGTATGAGAAAGAAACAATGGTGATTTTCATTAAAAAGAACACATGTGACAAAACTAGAAAAAGACACCTAAATGATCCTTTGATATGCATGTATACTTACCAAACTACACCAGTAAGAATTGAAAGTGCCACGACCGGTGCTGGCACAAGCTCTTTATTGTTGACCCATAGAGGTGGACCGGAAAACCCAAGTAGTACAACCTTGTCGTTTTCCTTTACTTCATCAGTAGAGAACTCCAAACATTGGCATTGAGGCAGGTCTTTAACCGAAAACAGTAAAAGATCACGACCCTTATGTCGGTAAACGATATGCTCAATTGGGTAATCTTCAACTGTATCTCCATTAGGTAGCCTAATCACCTCTCCACGTAGTTTTTCTCCAAAATTATGGGCACAGGTGAGAAACAAACTCCGCTCATCACCCCTGTACACAAGAGAAGCAGTGCCGGTTTGAACAACTACATTTTTCTTATTGGCTAAAATGATCCTCACCACACTTCCACGAAGCGGTTCTACTGatttcaccagttcattgtgtTCCTCTACTGATATGCCATTACTGAGGAAGAAATGACCTACATATGAGCGAACAAAATATCACGTCAATGTTTTCTTTTAGGAAATGTGGCATCAGTGTTAAGAAGCTACCCAGCGTCTAGGAGAATAATTGCTCAGTTGGGCTGGGTATTTGAACAGGACATACCAAGATCACCACTGGCGGCAGCTGTTGCTGCCATGGAAGCAGCTTCCGCGTGGCCACTTTCCAAGTTTCAGcgcctcccttctcttcttgatGCAATTGGCATGAGATTTGTTTTTGGTTATTCGCCAAGCAAATTCCTATGATTGCCAATAAAAATCCAATAAACATTTCTGTACTATTTGACTGACTATTAGACATTGATTAAGCTAACTTCTTTTAACTTTGTTGCGACTCAATTATGAGTTCTGGATTTCATAATTTAGCATTCATAAATTGATGTCTATATACATTCTAAAAGTCTTTTCAGATAATAATACTGGTATGGATGTATGCTTCAAACCTACTGCGTTAGCTATATATGAAATTAACATGTTTTTCTTTCGTACTAGTTAACTGCCAAATTAGTGCAAAAAAATATGCATGCATAACTATTTAtacaggaaaaaaaactaaatgacACCCTATATATAGAATGCGAAAATGGATGCACAATCATGCTAATTATAgaacttgcaaaaaaaaatgtccaAGGCTCAAGTGTATATATACAGCAGTTAGATAACTCCCTTCTAGCCCTGTTCGTTTGAATTTATCAGCCCGACTTATTAGCTATggtacaatatttttctcttacAACAAAACAGTATAAACCCGCTTATCAGCCGTAGAAACCATCAGCCGAACAGAAACAATTGCTTACAAGTAGGCAGGAGCTGGACACCTACAGTTGTTCTATGTCCTGCACAGGTTGCCGAACCAAGGTACCTTGCCACTCAATACTAATAATATATATAACATTTGATATGACATGGCTGATTTAATTTACAATGCCGCCTAATGTATTCAGCGTTCATTCGGTTTCCCTTTTACCTATATTCAGTGCCTCGGGTTTATAGAAAAACAAGTGCGCGCTACTTGTatatatactactccctccattccaaattataaatcattccatgaatcttggagagtcaaaacatctaaagtttgatcaaaattatatagAGAATTAtgaagatttatgacatcaaataggtatattatgaaaatagaatTGATgaggaatctaatgatacttagttaacATAATAGATGTTATTAtcttatcatataaatttggtcaaacttgagatgttttgactctccaagatttttggaataacttataatttgggatagcTAATAGCTAAGAAGCTGGTTTAGCTCCCTCGTTAGTTTTCTTGCCTACTACTTTCCATGTTTAGGAGATAGCAGTCGGAACGTGAAAAGCTCTCTTTGCTTGGCAGGTTAAATAAAGGTATAAATCTGACGTTGAATAAGTTAGAATAAAGCATAAGTCTATGCTACTCTTTACTTAATTTACTGTGATGACTTGAAGTGATGTTTGCCAGTTTGCCTTGAAAAGTAAAATATAATTCTAATCACTATTTTACTTACCATTACATGTTTGATCATTATCTTTGATGCCTACTCTTAACAGACTAATGTTAGAATACCCATtcactctattttttttcttctatgtTAAAGGACTTTCGCAACAGATACCTTTTTGCCTATCAAGTTTCTCTTGGTCAAACATGTCAGATTATTTTGTGATAATGTAAAACTTGGCGTGACTTGGAACTCCAGCAGGTGTATCATATGTTCCTCCTGACCCTTGTACTCCATTTTTGATGACTGACTAGAAGTGATATATTTGCATGCAGGTGGTGGCTCtgaatgaatgcatgcatgTCTGGGACTTCAAGTCATGGGCGACCATGACTCCTGGAGTGAGTCCTCTAGGATTCGAACTCTGACGACCCCGAGAGGGAGGTACTGAGCCTGCGCTAACCACTCGGTCAGCTAGGCTGTTCCCACAGCTAAGTATCATCAAATCATCTAGATTTTCTGAAGTGCTTTTATATTATATTCCTCGATCTAAGAAAAGCTATCAACGGATTCTCTAGTCATTTACATACTATAAGAAAAGAGCTATTAATTGATTCTCtactcattttttttattcctcAGCATGCATGACAGCGCGTGGCGTCGTGCGTCGTGGCTCTTCCTTCTCGCGCTATTTGCTACTCCTGTCTGTGTATACGTACATAATACGTACCTGGGGGCCTTTGCTTTCCGGGGGCCTggggccgccgccccgctcgcccgccCTCAGGGCCGGGCCGCGCAGATGGTCGGGGAGCTTGCAGAAGATGAAGAGGGCGACCACGGCGTTATAGAAGACAGACAACAGATGGAGCTGATAGCAGTACCAGCAAACGAGCCAAGCAATGAAGAAAGTGAAAGGTAGAGAAGTTGAgacgagaaggaagaaggagcgTGGGGTGCTGGGTTAAAAAGCTTGAGCCGCCGCGAGAGAGGAGTGGTAGGCTTCAATCCACTCCTGTGCTCCTTGCCGAAACGGGTAAGGTGGTAGGCGAAGCCCGCCAAGCCAGCGGCCGGGTCAAGGCAAGAACGTAATGGCGCCTTTTTACTCCAGTCTGACGAGACGTGTATACGTGGTGCAGCAGGGCGGGcgtgcttgcttgcttgctgctgctgctgctctctctctcacacatcCCGGCTACTCCGCCTGGTGCAGCAGGGCGTGCGCCACCAAGGCACCGATGTCCATGCTATGGATCGGAGTGGGCGAGCCCGCCGCGGGGAGCAGAACAGGACTGAGCAGGGCGTCACATAGCTCGTGGTGACGACGCGACGAATGGCGTTGGATATCGCGGtgaagctcggcggcggctcggccggcGAGGTGCAGTGCAGGGGCGGACGAGAGCGATTGAGGAAAATGCCGGTGAAATCAATGGCAGTCCAGCATGGGCATGGGTGGGTGGGGAGTGAGAAGAGACCAGAAGAAAAGTTTTTCAAATAAAAGAAGACCAGAAAGGAGAGAATCACGAGCAAGTAGCAGCAGCGCGTTGAAGCAAGTAGGAGTAGCGGAACCCCACCAGCCACCATGTGCACCGCCTTGACCCCTGCCCACGACTCGCCCAAGTCACGAGCGCACACCCCACACCTTCATCAGGTGTGGAAATTTATTTTATATGAAGAACGAAAAAAATGTTTAGAAATAAATAGTTCTAGATTTTGCGAGAACATTGTTCCATCCATCTTCAGGAGAAAAATGTtccaagtttggaaaacaaatGCGTTTGGTATAAAAATGTTCTAGGTCGAGAAGGACATCGAACAAACTCAATGCTTATAGTAGGGAGAATTATGTTCCAtgttattaaaaaaatctaGGACAAAAGAGAAATGTTCAGCTTCACCACAAAATTGTTTGTTTAGGAAACAAACTATATTCAAGCATCATAGGGAAGATGGCCCATGTCCATATGTAAAATGTTCCtagtttatgaaaaaaaaagcatcacgaaaacaaatatttcgagaaaaaacaaaaaaagaagtaaaaaataaaatagagcAAAGTGAAATATTTCAAAACATGAAGAAAGTAATGAAAATATAAAACAAAGaaatttaagaaaaaaatatttttttttagaaatggTATAGCACAACCAAGTGTTTTGGAGCAGTCCAGCACTTGATTTCTTGCGCCCTGTGATTAGCttggttagggtttggggttgAGTGCCCTTTCTGCTCCAACTCTAGCGGGTTTAGAAGGGGCTCGAGGGAAGTAGGCCGGTCAGGCGATGGGGACAGCCGGAGGGTGGCTTTAGGGttctggcggcggtggaggcaacCAGGCTGGGGCGGGGCGCCCATGGTCATGGTGGCagcgggagggggagggggggaggaggTCTCCACGGGCGCGGTAGGGTCTCACCGGAGCTCCACGTCCGCAGAACTCTAGCGAGACCCTGCCACGCCGCAGCGGGGCGGTGGGCGctaggcagcggcggcgcgtttGTTGGGGAGGAAATATTAACGGCCTCCTAATGACGCTTAAAGCAAcggtcatgaaggcccaggcccatctaaggTAGCGAAATTGCCGTCGGCCCGACATGGCAGGGAGAGGCCacgctccgcctcacccgaccagGAGACctggggtcggacgctcccgaccccttgaaggccacgctccacctcgcccgaccgaAGACCCGGGGtcagacgctcccgaccccttgtgGACtgcagtccgcctcgcccgaccccgagttcCGGGGTCGGGCATCCCCGACCCCCGGAAGatcgagctccgcctcgcccgaccgtaGATTTGGGGTCGGGCTGACCCAAGCCCACccgacaagtatccgcctcgggcgccgaTCTCGTGGGCCCTCCTatcaacctcgccataaatgcgccgcaggcatGTCAGAGAGAAGGATGATCGCGCTCTTCACGCAACCtactgcaagtacccatgcacggccGCACTGTACAGAGCTACAGTACCTGCGgcctccttccattcgccgcaaggcactcatggcctgcgccgccggagcagagggaagacccGCCCGTtctcgggtcccgcgcgcccggcagcagggatgtgatGCCCGCCCTCCGCGAGGCATCAGCAGATcggcggcatccgccgtccctcccaacggacaccggAGTCACGACGAAACatcctcatcatgacccggcggctACAGCCACCGAGGAGGCGATCTACGGagcgcgacgacagttggcacggggccaccctcctcctccagcatacgcgctggcagacgccgaaggccggcgaggacgccgggaacctaggaacttggttcctcccttcGTGGTATATTTTTACCCTCCTACGTTTAAACTCTTTACGGCTCTCaccacccggtctcacctgtaaccccggcagtccccttacgatataaaaggggcatcGGGGGCCAGAGACAGGGGGCAGAGGCTTTTCCCGCAAACCAACAGCACACTCTCGcattcccttagagcacaagcaccttCAAGAGACCTAGGATCAGATCCCTCTCTCgttcatctgtaacccctactacagaaccccgcgtgggcaacacgagcagcctcgatagtggacgtagggcttcccttgcccgaaccagtctaaccccgtgtctcccacgccaccatccgaagccttacacgcataaaagaaatttactagtctaagtcttgatccgcaaatcttgacaacgacagttggcgcgccaggtaggggacctttgcgcgtacatttccggcttcagatggcca containing:
- the LOC117862000 gene encoding uncharacterized protein, translated to MAATAAASGDLGHFFLSNGISVEEHNELVKSVEPLRGSVVRIILANKKNVVVQTGTASLVYRGDERSLFLTCAHNFGEKLRGEVIRLPNGDTVEDYPIEHIVYRHKGRDLLLFSVKDLPQCQCLEFSTDEVKENDKVVLLGFSGPPLWVNNKELVPAPVVALSILTGVVCTDPYKTEGDQHHEKIIYSCQAIQGHSGSPLFKNGKLVAVHIAADKNWRDGVSTNTVLHSLREHLELGTDNEDTIDKLLERLYNKSGHVPYAELQTCQEEEE